A single region of the Alosa alosa isolate M-15738 ecotype Scorff River chromosome 6, AALO_Geno_1.1, whole genome shotgun sequence genome encodes:
- the LOC125296559 gene encoding perforin-1-like yields MFLTTTTILAGVILFLPYPSLQSCISGTIEQCQRAEIAPGSSLVGEGFDITTMQRKGAFVIDMDTFETPNKTCTLCANTHRGGKMEKIPTSVINWRPLHKSSIAIKSELLESALAVADQVSKSVENNWKIGLGLSKGGYGVSLALSGTNSKLTTTAMEKSKQDRFNFVSHSVHCGVYRYMMSSNPTLNQDFKQAVEKLPQIYSPSSKVVYDAFIDTYGTHFIKKVKTGGKIVSMTSIRECKASMMGLSSDEVKMCLGAEVAVKISSKVDIDLNAEIKFCNGKKEKVHGRRSFSNVFHDRITEITGGQTTEGELLFSAGQDASAYKKWLASLPVSPDVISYKLKPLHQLIPDGKVKRELKQAIKDYILSRGAKRECSDHCSLGRRTKPRSCECHCQSHKGLGTNCCPTRPGLAIVAFTIIRGQGLYGDTASGTDGYVKIFDENKIPLGKTPMILNNDNPYWNWELNIGDMLLSANSKLMIEVWDEDDRYDDLLGKCSLKLQSGGDQGERVCVLNYGVLFYKLKVTCGPSLSGPSCAEYESSPMDSLLEKLYVSRHARPIPKRMLFQMGLRLDGQAFNYMLTDNSSVLNGDKADWLQVQA; encoded by the exons ATGTTCCTGACGACCACCACCATATTGGCAGGGGTCATTCTGTTCCTGCCCTATCCCTCCCTCCAGTCATGCATCTCTGGCACAATAGAGCAATGCCAAAGGGCAGAAATTGCCCCGGGATCATCCTTAGTTGGTGAAGGTTTTGATATTACCACAATGCAACGTAAGGGAGCTTTTGTTATAGATATGGACACATTTGAAACTCCAAACAAAACCTGCACCCTCTGTGCAAACACCCACCGTGGAGGGAAAATGGAGAAAATTCCTACATCTGTCATTAACTGGAGGCCTCTTCATAAAAGTAGCATAGCTATCAAGAGCGAACTACTGGAATCTGCCTTGGCAGTGGCTGATCAAGTTAGCAAGAGTGTGGAGAACAACTGGAAGATTGGTCTAGGTTTGAGTAAGGGAGGGTATGGAGTTTCACTAGCTCTTTCTGGGACAAATTCAAAACTGACCACAACTGCCATGGAAAAGAGCAAACAAGACCGTTTCAACTTTGTGAGTCACTCAGTACATTGTGGAGTTTACAG ATACATGATGTCAAGCAATCCAACTTTGAATCAAGATTTCAAACAAGCCGTGGAAAAGCTCCCGCAGATCTACAGCCCAAGTAGCAAAGTGGTTTATGATGCTTTCATTGACACATATGGCACTCACTTCATAAAAAAG GTAAAGACTGGTGGCAAAATAGTATCAATGACTAGTATCAGGGAGTGCAAGGCCTCCATGATGGGGTTGAGCTCCGATGAGGTGAAGATGTGCCTCGGTGCTGAAGTTGCTGTAAAAATCTCATCCAAGGTTGACATCGACCTTAATGCAGAAATTAAGTTCTGTAatgggaagaaagagaaagtgcaCGGGAGAAGAAGCTTCTCAAACGTCTTTCATGACAG GATCACAGAAATCACCGGTGGGCAAACAACAGAAGGTGAGCTCCTTTTCTCTGCAGGTCAAGATGCCTCTGCTTATAAAAAGTGGCTTGCATCCCTGCCAGTCAGCCCAGATGTGATCTCCTACAAGTTGAAGCCCCTTCACCAGCTGATTCCAGATGGAAAGGTGAAGAGAGAGCTGAAGCAAGCCATAAAAGACTACATCCTCAGCAGGGGTGCCAAGAGGGAATGCTCTGACCACTGCAGCCTTGGGAGGAGAACCAAGCCAAGGTCCTGTGAATGCCACTGTCAAAGTCACAAGGGGTTAGGAACCAACTGCTGTCCAACACGTCCTGGCTTAGCCATAGTTGCTTTCACCATCATAAGGGGACAAGGTCTGTATGGTGACACTGCTTCTGGTACTGATGGGTATGTGAAGATCTTTGATGAGAATAAAATACCGCTTGGCAAGACACCCATGATTCTGAACAATGACAATCCTTACTGGAACTGGGAACTTAACATTGGTGACATGCTGCTGTCTGCGAACAGCAAACTCATGATTGAAGTGTGGGATGAAGACGACAGGTACGATGACCTCCTTGGAAAGTGCTCTCTAAAACTTCAGTCGGGGGGTGACCAAGGGGAGAGGGTCTGCGTTCTTAATTACGGGGTGTTGTTCTACAAGCTGAAGGTGACCTGTGGTCCGAGTCTGAGTGGCCCATCCTGTGCTGAATATGAGAGCTCTCCCATGGACAGTCTGTTGGAGAAGCTGTATGTCTCTCGTCATGCTCGTCCCATTCCAAAGCGCATGCTTTTCCAAATGGGACTGCGGTTGGATGGGCAGGCATTCAACTACATGCTTACGGATAACAGCTCAGTTCTAAATGGAGATAAGGCTGACTGGCTCCAAGTTCAAGCATAA